Proteins encoded by one window of Xanthomonas sp. DAR 80977:
- a CDS encoding CheR family methyltransferase codes for MTSTDTITEQEFGKFQRFIFDAAGITISPAKKAMLCGRLGKRLKAHSLQTYTQYLKLLESREGSGEVQTAIDLLTTNETYFFREPKHFELLRKLALEHKGGAPFRCWSAASSSGEEAYSMAMVLDDALQGRAYEVVGTDISTRVLAKARTGHYPLQRIEHMPPALLKRYCLKGRGEYEGSLLIDRRIRDNVRFLHANLNASLPNLGQFDVIFLRNVMIYFNGQTKREVVARVLSVLKRGGIFCIGHSESLNDINNDVVQVAPSVFRKP; via the coding sequence ATGACCAGCACCGACACCATCACCGAGCAGGAATTCGGCAAGTTCCAGCGCTTCATCTTCGACGCCGCCGGCATCACCATTTCCCCGGCCAAGAAGGCGATGCTGTGCGGGCGCCTGGGCAAGCGCCTGAAGGCGCACTCGCTGCAGACCTATACCCAGTACCTGAAGCTGCTGGAAAGCCGCGAAGGCAGCGGCGAGGTGCAGACCGCGATCGACCTGCTGACCACCAACGAGACCTATTTCTTCCGCGAGCCCAAGCACTTCGAGCTGCTGCGCAAGCTGGCCCTGGAGCACAAGGGCGGCGCGCCGTTCCGCTGCTGGAGCGCGGCCAGTTCCAGCGGCGAGGAGGCCTACAGCATGGCGATGGTGCTGGACGACGCGCTGCAGGGCCGCGCCTACGAAGTGGTCGGCACCGACATCAGCACCCGCGTGCTGGCCAAGGCGCGCACCGGCCACTATCCGCTGCAGCGCATCGAGCACATGCCGCCGGCGCTGCTCAAGCGCTACTGCCTGAAGGGCCGCGGCGAGTACGAGGGCAGCCTGCTGATCGACCGCCGGATCCGCGACAACGTGCGCTTCCTGCACGCCAACCTCAACGCGTCGCTGCCCAACCTCGGCCAGTTCGACGTGATCTTCCTGCGCAACGTGATGATCTACTTCAACGGCCAGACCAAGCGCGAAGTGGTCGCGCGGGTGCTGTCGGTGCTCAAGCGCGGCGGCATCTTCTGCATCGGCCACTCCGAAAGCCTCAACGACATCAACAACGACGTCGTGCAGGTGGCGCCGTCGGTGTTCCGCAAGCCATGA
- a CDS encoding EAL domain-containing protein → MRMPLVHEIATLSQFGTVLVVDDSHVQREHALALCLRLGAAAVEGVPDGHAALARVSQGPAPGLLIVDLEMPGMDGVQLLDALARCNVRVPIVVASQRGAALIDSVLQVGRANGLQVLAGLEKPLRAAELDAALQTHPQPAPATRTDATLDGGTDAAMLHEAVRRGDIEVAYQPKVDMRSGQVSGVEALARWRHPQNGQIAPDRFIALAEREGLIHALTASVADQAMARLATWKQSGFRLTLAINLSPCLLQEPGLLDELHGQLRRHGLVPADVILEITESSLVEASALGMLARLRLQGFGLSLDDYGTGFSSLQQLTRIPFTELKIDRIFVHDAHRSRNLRTVLESALGMAQRLGLSTVAEGIETVEDWQLLQELGCDLGQGYLLARPMGGGALTNWLLEHQARLQDHGPTSAQAPHH, encoded by the coding sequence ATCCGCATGCCGCTCGTCCACGAAATCGCCACGCTCAGCCAGTTCGGCACGGTCCTGGTCGTCGACGACAGCCACGTCCAGCGCGAACACGCGCTGGCGCTGTGCCTGCGGCTGGGCGCGGCGGCGGTGGAAGGCGTGCCCGACGGCCATGCCGCACTGGCGCGGGTCAGCCAGGGGCCGGCGCCGGGGCTGCTGATCGTGGACCTGGAAATGCCCGGCATGGACGGCGTGCAGTTGCTCGACGCGCTGGCCCGCTGCAACGTGCGCGTGCCGATCGTGGTCGCCTCGCAGCGCGGCGCGGCGCTGATCGACTCGGTGCTGCAGGTCGGCCGCGCCAACGGCCTGCAGGTGCTGGCCGGCCTGGAGAAGCCGCTGCGCGCCGCCGAACTCGACGCGGCGCTGCAGACCCACCCGCAACCGGCCCCGGCGACCCGCACCGACGCCACCCTGGACGGCGGCACCGACGCGGCGATGCTGCACGAGGCCGTGCGCCGCGGCGACATCGAAGTGGCGTACCAGCCCAAGGTGGACATGCGCAGCGGCCAGGTCAGCGGCGTGGAAGCGCTGGCGCGCTGGCGGCATCCGCAGAACGGGCAGATCGCGCCGGACCGGTTCATCGCCCTGGCCGAACGCGAAGGCCTGATCCACGCGCTGACCGCCAGCGTCGCCGACCAGGCGATGGCGCGGCTGGCGACCTGGAAGCAATCCGGCTTCCGCCTGACCCTGGCGATCAACCTGTCGCCGTGCCTGCTGCAGGAGCCGGGACTGCTCGACGAACTGCACGGCCAGCTGCGCCGCCACGGGCTGGTGCCGGCCGACGTGATCCTGGAGATCACCGAAAGCTCGCTGGTCGAAGCCAGCGCGCTGGGCATGCTGGCGCGGCTGCGGCTGCAGGGCTTCGGCCTGTCGCTGGACGACTACGGCACCGGCTTCTCCTCGTTGCAGCAGCTGACCCGCATTCCCTTCACCGAACTGAAGATCGACCGCATCTTCGTGCACGACGCGCACCGCAGCCGCAACCTGCGCACCGTGCTCGAATCGGCGCTGGGCATGGCCCAGCGGCTGGGCCTGAGCACCGTCGCCGAAGGCATCGAAACGGTGGAGGACTGGCAGCTGCTGCAGGAACTGGGCTGCGACCTGGGCCAGGGCTATCTGCTGGCGCGGCCGATGGGCGGCGGCGCGCTGACCAACTGGCTGCTCGAGCACCAGGCGCGGCTGCAGGACCACGGCCCCACTTCGGCGCAAGCGCCGCATCACTGA
- a CDS encoding chemotaxis protein CheW, with amino-acid sequence MTAHESSVPFGGADLAPNQFLTFLLGKEMFGVGILGIKEIIEYRTPTDVPMMPPALRGVINLRGAVVPVVDLQQRFGRPASDVTKRTCIVIVEVANGNERQVLGLLVDAVSEVLEIAAADIAPAPAFGAGIRRDFIHGMGKVGERFVILLDADAALSTQEFVAMAGIESGVEEGMAA; translated from the coding sequence ATGACCGCACACGAATCGTCGGTGCCGTTCGGCGGCGCCGATCTTGCTCCCAACCAGTTCCTGACCTTCCTGCTCGGCAAGGAGATGTTCGGGGTCGGCATCCTCGGCATCAAGGAAATCATCGAATACCGCACGCCGACCGACGTGCCGATGATGCCGCCGGCCTTGCGCGGGGTGATCAACCTGCGCGGCGCGGTGGTGCCGGTGGTGGACCTGCAGCAACGCTTCGGCCGTCCCGCCAGCGACGTGACCAAGCGCACCTGCATCGTCATCGTCGAGGTCGCCAACGGCAACGAGCGCCAGGTGCTGGGGCTGCTGGTGGATGCGGTCAGCGAAGTGCTGGAGATCGCCGCCGCCGACATCGCCCCGGCCCCGGCCTTCGGCGCCGGCATCCGCCGCGATTTCATCCACGGCATGGGCAAGGTCGGCGAGCGCTTCGTGATCCTGCTCGATGCCGACGCCGCGCTGTCCACCCAGGAGTTCGTCGCCATGGCCGGCATCGAGTCGGGTGTCGAGGAAGGCATGGCCGCCTGA
- a CDS encoding HAMP domain-containing methyl-accepting chemotaxis protein codes for MKIGTRIGLGFASVLLLMLGMGLFATDKLAQVNQSSTDMAENWMPSIRYVQQMNTNTSDLRVAELQHVISENPQDMARLEQVMDGVLAQYASNRDHYVKLISSPEEKADYEEFARTFDQYLVLHNRVLELSRGLKTSEAMALLNGEQQKLFDDSSNVLDKLVEINVKGGEAASAQGDALYASARGWIIAVIAVCVLLGAGISVFIVRGLMRLLGGEPAYVAEIANKVAQGDLALDVRIRANDTGSALYAMRSMVERLKLVIDGQRRVVQAANRGDFSEQVALDGLAGFQREMGQGLNDLMQTTGNSIQDVVRVMGAMAQGDLTQSIDKPYDGAYAEMKNYVNDTIARLSQVVSEVNGNAEALASASEEVSSTAQSLSQAASEQAAGVEETSAAIEQMTASIGQNTENAKVTDGMASKASSQAMDGGESVRATVQAMKQIAQKIGIIDDIAYQTNLLALNAAIEAARAGEHGKGFAVVAAEVRKLAERAQVAAQEIGDVAGSSVELAENAGKLLDQMVPSIKRTSDLVQEITAASEEQASGVNQINTAIGQLNQTTQQAASNSEELAATAEEMSGQAEQLQQLMSFFKLDTAQRPARRAAPAGARKPLQPARAPARKPAVRFAESQLALAGDAPDETHFDTF; via the coding sequence ATGAAAATCGGTACAAGAATCGGCCTGGGCTTCGCCTCGGTCCTGCTGTTGATGCTCGGCATGGGCCTGTTCGCCACCGACAAGCTGGCCCAGGTCAACCAGTCCTCGACCGACATGGCCGAGAACTGGATGCCCAGCATCCGCTACGTCCAGCAGATGAACACCAACACCTCCGACCTGCGCGTGGCCGAGCTGCAGCACGTGATCAGCGAAAACCCGCAGGACATGGCCAGGCTCGAGCAGGTGATGGACGGGGTATTGGCCCAGTACGCGAGCAATCGCGACCACTACGTCAAGCTGATCTCCTCGCCCGAGGAAAAGGCCGACTACGAGGAATTCGCGCGCACGTTCGACCAGTATCTGGTCCTGCACAATCGCGTGCTGGAGCTGTCGCGCGGCCTGAAGACCAGCGAGGCGATGGCCCTGCTCAACGGCGAGCAGCAGAAACTGTTCGACGACTCCTCCAACGTGCTGGACAAGCTGGTGGAGATCAACGTCAAGGGCGGCGAAGCCGCCAGCGCGCAGGGCGATGCGCTGTACGCCAGCGCGCGCGGCTGGATCATCGCGGTGATCGCGGTGTGCGTGCTGCTCGGCGCCGGCATCTCGGTGTTCATCGTGCGCGGACTGATGCGCCTGCTCGGCGGCGAGCCGGCCTATGTGGCCGAGATCGCCAACAAGGTGGCGCAGGGCGACCTGGCGCTGGACGTGAGGATCCGCGCCAACGACACCGGCAGCGCGCTGTACGCGATGCGCAGCATGGTCGAGCGGCTGAAGCTGGTCATCGACGGCCAGCGCCGCGTGGTCCAGGCCGCCAACCGCGGCGATTTCTCCGAGCAGGTCGCCCTCGACGGGCTGGCCGGCTTCCAGCGCGAAATGGGCCAGGGCCTGAACGACCTGATGCAGACCACCGGCAACAGCATCCAGGACGTGGTGCGGGTGATGGGCGCGATGGCCCAGGGCGACCTGACCCAGAGCATCGACAAGCCCTACGACGGCGCCTACGCGGAGATGAAGAACTACGTCAACGACACCATCGCGCGCCTGTCGCAGGTGGTCAGCGAGGTCAACGGCAATGCCGAGGCGCTGGCCAGCGCCTCGGAGGAAGTCAGCTCCACCGCACAATCGCTGAGCCAGGCCGCCAGCGAGCAGGCCGCCGGGGTGGAAGAGACCAGCGCCGCGATCGAGCAGATGACCGCCTCGATCGGGCAGAACACCGAGAACGCCAAGGTCACCGACGGCATGGCCAGCAAGGCCTCCAGCCAGGCCATGGACGGCGGCGAGTCGGTCCGCGCCACGGTGCAGGCGATGAAGCAGATCGCGCAGAAGATCGGCATCATCGACGACATCGCCTACCAGACCAACCTGCTCGCGCTCAACGCCGCGATCGAGGCCGCGCGCGCCGGCGAGCACGGCAAGGGCTTCGCCGTGGTCGCCGCGGAAGTGCGCAAGCTGGCCGAACGCGCGCAAGTGGCGGCGCAGGAGATCGGCGACGTGGCCGGCTCCAGCGTCGAGCTGGCCGAGAACGCCGGCAAGCTGCTCGACCAGATGGTGCCGTCGATCAAGCGCACCTCCGACCTGGTGCAGGAAATCACCGCGGCCTCCGAAGAACAGGCCTCGGGGGTCAACCAGATCAACACCGCGATCGGCCAGCTCAACCAGACCACGCAGCAGGCGGCCTCCAATTCCGAGGAACTGGCCGCCACCGCCGAGGAGATGAGCGGCCAGGCCGAACAGCTGCAGCAGCTGATGAGCTTCTTCAAGCTCGACACCGCGCAGCGGCCGGCACGCCGCGCCGCGCCGGCCGGCGCGCGCAAGCCGCTGCAGCCGGCGCGCGCGCCGGCGCGCAAGCCGGCCGTGCGCTTCGCCGAGAGCCAGCTCGCGCTGGCCGGCGACGCGCCGGACGAAACCCACTTCGACACGTTCTGA
- a CDS encoding methyl-accepting chemotaxis protein, whose protein sequence is MSNATSLSSKLWTGSCIAVLLPLATSAAGFALALPPGQVLALAVAAAVLGGAVLAYVAYTVSRSLRIATTTLTRFARGNFEVVMPTVRNDQACEILLALREVQSGVRQIGDEVGRMSREHDAGDIDVVIDGQRFEGDFRSIAEGINRMVAGHIAVKKKAMACIAEFGRGNFQAPLESFPGKKAFINDTIEQVRRNLLGLIAQMNQMSAEHDAGDIDVVIDSQRFEGDFRTMADGINRMVVGHIAIKKLAMGVVAEFGRGNFDAPLAQLPGKKAFINDTIEQVRANLRALIRDTNLLAEAAGAGRLDVRADAGLHHGDFRRIVDGINQTLDAVIGPLNEARQVLKAIEEGDLTRTAGIACQGQLKELCDSINATVARLAQVVGEVNINAEALASASEEVSATAQSLSQAASEQAAGVEETSASLEQMTASIAQNTENAKITDGMAGKAAREAIEGGEAVRSTVAAMKQIAQKIGIIDDIAYQTNLLALNAAIEAARAGEHGKGFAVVAAEVRKLAERSQVAAQEIGDVATSSVELAENAGKLLDQMVPSIKRTSDLVQEITAASEEQTSGVGQINAAVGQLNQTTQQAASNSEELAATAEEMSGQAEQLQQLMSFFRTTQTAAPRRPVAVARASKKAAPARTRGYGEAGLALVTTTPDELHFDSF, encoded by the coding sequence ATGTCCAACGCCACCTCACTCTCCTCCAAGCTATGGACTGGCTCCTGCATCGCGGTACTGCTGCCATTGGCAACCAGCGCGGCCGGCTTCGCGCTCGCGCTGCCGCCGGGCCAGGTACTGGCGCTGGCCGTCGCCGCCGCGGTCCTGGGCGGCGCGGTGCTCGCCTATGTGGCCTACACGGTCTCGCGCTCGCTGCGGATCGCCACCACCACCCTGACCCGCTTCGCCCGCGGCAATTTCGAGGTGGTGATGCCGACGGTGCGCAACGACCAGGCCTGCGAGATCCTGCTGGCGCTGCGCGAGGTGCAGTCCGGCGTGCGCCAGATCGGCGACGAGGTCGGGCGCATGTCGCGCGAGCACGATGCCGGCGACATCGACGTGGTCATCGACGGCCAGCGCTTCGAAGGCGACTTCCGCAGCATCGCCGAGGGCATCAACCGCATGGTCGCCGGCCATATCGCGGTCAAGAAGAAGGCCATGGCCTGCATCGCCGAGTTCGGCCGCGGCAACTTCCAGGCGCCGCTGGAGAGCTTCCCCGGCAAGAAGGCGTTCATCAACGACACCATCGAGCAGGTGCGCCGCAACCTGCTGGGGCTGATCGCGCAGATGAACCAGATGTCCGCCGAACACGACGCCGGCGACATCGACGTGGTCATCGACAGCCAGCGCTTCGAAGGCGATTTCCGCACCATGGCCGACGGCATCAACCGCATGGTCGTGGGCCACATCGCGATCAAGAAGCTGGCGATGGGCGTGGTCGCCGAATTCGGCCGCGGCAACTTCGATGCGCCGCTGGCGCAGTTGCCCGGCAAGAAGGCGTTCATCAACGACACCATCGAACAGGTGCGCGCCAACCTGCGCGCGCTGATCCGCGACACCAACCTGCTGGCCGAGGCCGCCGGCGCCGGGCGCCTGGACGTGCGCGCCGACGCCGGCCTGCACCACGGCGACTTCCGCCGCATCGTCGACGGCATCAACCAGACCCTGGACGCGGTGATCGGCCCGCTCAACGAAGCGCGCCAGGTGCTCAAGGCGATCGAGGAAGGCGACCTGACCCGCACCGCCGGCATCGCCTGCCAGGGCCAGCTGAAGGAGCTGTGCGACAGCATCAACGCCACCGTCGCGCGCCTGGCGCAGGTGGTCGGCGAGGTCAACATCAATGCCGAGGCGCTGGCCAGCGCCTCGGAGGAAGTCAGCGCCACCGCACAGTCGCTGAGCCAGGCGGCCAGCGAGCAGGCCGCGGGCGTGGAGGAAACCAGCGCCTCGCTGGAGCAGATGACCGCCTCGATCGCGCAGAACACCGAGAACGCCAAGATCACCGACGGCATGGCCGGCAAGGCCGCGCGCGAAGCCATCGAGGGCGGCGAAGCGGTGCGCTCCACGGTCGCGGCGATGAAGCAGATCGCGCAGAAGATCGGCATCATCGACGACATCGCCTACCAGACCAACCTGCTCGCGCTCAACGCCGCGATCGAGGCGGCGCGCGCCGGCGAACACGGCAAGGGCTTCGCCGTGGTCGCCGCGGAAGTGCGCAAGCTGGCCGAGCGCAGCCAGGTCGCCGCGCAGGAGATCGGCGACGTCGCCACCTCCAGCGTCGAACTGGCCGAGAACGCCGGCAAGCTGCTCGACCAGATGGTGCCGTCGATCAAGCGCACCTCCGACCTGGTGCAGGAGATCACCGCCGCCTCCGAGGAACAGACCTCCGGCGTCGGCCAGATCAATGCCGCGGTCGGCCAGCTCAACCAGACCACCCAGCAGGCCGCGTCCAATTCCGAGGAACTGGCCGCCACCGCCGAGGAAATGAGCGGCCAGGCCGAGCAGTTGCAGCAGCTGATGAGTTTCTTCCGCACCACCCAGACGGCGGCGCCGCGGCGCCCGGTCGCGGTAGCGCGCGCCAGCAAGAAGGCGGCGCCCGCGCGGACACGCGGCTACGGCGAGGCCGGGCTGGCGCTGGTGACGACGACCCCGGACGAACTCCATTTCGACAGCTTCTGA
- a CDS encoding chemotaxis protein CheA, translating to MNLAQLLQTFIAESRDLLEDMERNLLEAERGEAGPDAVNAIFRAAHTIKGSGGLFDLAQLVGFTHVVESVLDLVRENAVALDSELIQLMLACCDHIRALVEAAAGAEADEAVLAAEGEPLLARLHTYLQPTAAAPAAATAAAAAVPAQTGYWRISLQLFTDALRFGNSPLHLIRCLRSLGTLEAVRTRHERVPALPDLDPEACYLGFDILLRSDAQQAAIEDIFEFVRDDCELQVLAVDPHGDAANLELPLLVAEAGNHAHADDFANFGSPAAAAAPAAPTPAPTAAATPAAPAKAATAAAAPAAARSEGGSIRVDADKLDRMIDLVGELIIAVASTGANAQRTGDAQLLESTSILAGLVEDVRESALQLRMVKIGGTFSRFHRVVHDVARELGKDIVLVVNGEDTELDKSVVEKIADPLTHLVRNAMDHGIEPAELRQARGKPVRGTVRLNAFHDSGSIVIQISDDGGGLNRERILAKALERGLIEPGRSLSDREVFALIFEPGFSTAEKVTNLSGRGVGMDVVKRNITALRGSVDIASQQDVGTTISVRLPLTLAIINGFQVGVGKSVFVVPLDVVEECVEFAPNYQSDYIDLRGGVLPYVRLRSLFGIAGAPPARESIVVIRQGAQRFGLVVDTLLGEWQTVIKPLAKVFAGVKGISGSSILGSGGVALILDVPSLLTQVEPATDSLAA from the coding sequence ATGAATCTCGCTCAACTGCTGCAGACCTTCATCGCCGAGAGCCGCGACCTGCTCGAGGACATGGAACGCAACCTGCTGGAAGCCGAACGCGGCGAAGCCGGCCCGGACGCGGTCAACGCCATCTTCCGCGCCGCGCACACCATCAAGGGCTCCGGCGGCCTGTTCGACCTGGCGCAACTGGTGGGCTTCACCCACGTGGTGGAGAGCGTGCTCGACCTGGTGCGCGAGAACGCGGTGGCGCTGGACTCGGAGCTGATCCAGTTGATGCTGGCCTGCTGCGACCACATCCGCGCGCTGGTGGAAGCGGCGGCCGGCGCCGAGGCCGACGAAGCGGTGCTCGCCGCCGAGGGCGAGCCGCTGCTGGCGCGCCTGCACACCTACCTGCAACCGACCGCCGCGGCGCCGGCCGCCGCCACCGCGGCCGCGGCCGCCGTCCCGGCGCAGACCGGCTACTGGCGGATCTCGCTGCAGCTGTTCACCGATGCGCTGCGCTTCGGCAACTCGCCGCTGCACCTGATCCGCTGCCTGCGCAGCCTGGGCACGCTGGAGGCGGTCCGCACCCGCCACGAGCGCGTGCCGGCGCTGCCGGACCTGGACCCGGAAGCCTGCTACCTGGGCTTCGACATCCTGCTGCGCTCGGACGCGCAACAGGCCGCGATCGAGGACATCTTCGAATTCGTCCGCGACGACTGCGAGCTGCAGGTGCTGGCGGTGGATCCGCACGGCGACGCCGCCAACCTGGAACTGCCGCTGCTGGTCGCCGAGGCCGGCAACCACGCCCACGCCGACGACTTCGCCAATTTCGGCAGCCCCGCCGCAGCCGCCGCGCCTGCCGCGCCCACGCCCGCACCAACCGCCGCCGCCACGCCGGCGGCGCCGGCCAAGGCCGCCACGGCCGCCGCGGCACCCGCCGCCGCGCGCAGCGAAGGCGGCTCGATCCGCGTCGATGCCGACAAGCTCGACCGCATGATCGACCTGGTCGGCGAGCTGATCATCGCCGTCGCCAGCACCGGCGCCAACGCGCAGCGCACCGGCGACGCGCAACTGCTCGAATCCACCTCGATCCTGGCCGGGCTGGTCGAGGACGTGCGCGAGAGCGCGTTGCAGCTGCGCATGGTCAAGATCGGCGGCACCTTCAGCCGCTTCCACCGCGTGGTCCACGACGTGGCGCGCGAACTGGGCAAGGACATCGTGCTGGTGGTCAACGGCGAGGACACCGAGCTGGACAAGTCGGTGGTGGAAAAGATCGCCGATCCGCTGACCCACCTGGTGCGCAACGCCATGGACCACGGCATCGAGCCGGCCGAGCTGCGCCAGGCGCGCGGCAAGCCGGTGCGCGGCACGGTGCGGCTGAACGCGTTCCACGATTCGGGCAGCATCGTCATCCAGATCAGCGACGACGGCGGCGGCCTGAACCGCGAGCGGATCCTGGCCAAGGCGCTGGAGCGCGGCCTGATCGAGCCGGGCCGCAGCCTGTCCGACCGCGAGGTGTTCGCGCTGATCTTCGAGCCGGGCTTCTCCACCGCCGAGAAGGTCACCAACCTGTCCGGCCGCGGCGTCGGCATGGACGTGGTCAAGCGCAACATCACCGCGCTGCGCGGCAGCGTGGACATCGCCAGCCAGCAGGACGTGGGCACCACCATCTCGGTGCGGCTGCCGCTGACCCTGGCAATCATCAACGGTTTCCAGGTCGGGGTCGGCAAGTCGGTGTTCGTGGTGCCGCTGGACGTGGTCGAGGAATGCGTGGAATTCGCCCCGAACTACCAGAGCGACTACATCGACCTGCGCGGCGGGGTGCTGCCGTACGTGCGCCTGCGCTCGCTGTTCGGCATCGCCGGCGCGCCGCCGGCGCGCGAGAGCATCGTGGTGATCCGGCAGGGCGCGCAGCGCTTCGGCCTGGTCGTGGACACGCTGCTGGGCGAATGGCAGACCGTGATCAAGCCATTGGCCAAGGTATTCGCCGGGGTCAAGGGCATCAGCGGTTCGAGCATCCTCGGCAGCGGCGGCGTCGCCCTGATCCTGGACGTGCCTTCGCTGCTGACCCAGGTGGAACCCGCGACAGATTCGCTGGCGGCCTGA
- a CDS encoding STAS domain-containing protein has protein sequence MRSKLPDSPPLPLQLSVEGDMTIRRAGELKPLLLPALEHPGGLQLQLQAVTEIDATGIQLLLATQAALRALGRPFQLDGCSAPVNDALDLLGLRDTLAPGASDTFH, from the coding sequence ATGCGCTCGAAACTCCCGGACTCCCCGCCCCTGCCGCTGCAACTGAGCGTGGAAGGCGACATGACCATCCGCCGCGCCGGCGAACTGAAACCCCTGCTGCTGCCGGCGCTGGAGCATCCCGGCGGCCTGCAGCTGCAGTTGCAGGCGGTCACCGAAATCGACGCCACCGGCATCCAGCTGCTGCTCGCCACCCAGGCCGCGCTGCGCGCGCTGGGGCGGCCGTTCCAGCTCGACGGCTGCAGCGCGCCGGTCAACGACGCGCTCGACCTGCTCGGCCTGCGCGACACGCTCGCGCCCGGCGCCAGCGACACCTTCCACTGA
- a CDS encoding GNAT family N-acetyltransferase: MATRNRMPPWHENFTLPSGRELLIRPIRPEDSAPLQGAFSLLGPTEIRERFLHSVQELTEDMAQRLTHPNPKTELTLVAAEPLPPGEAVVGAVARAAITPGTREAEYAILVSSFVAGQGLGRQLMRKLVKWARRKYLDRLYGDVLESNLPMLQLAESLGFQPMPHPDTPGLVRVVLELGN; the protein is encoded by the coding sequence ATGGCTACCCGCAACCGCATGCCTCCGTGGCATGAAAACTTCACCTTGCCCAGCGGCCGCGAGCTGCTGATCCGGCCGATCCGGCCGGAAGACAGCGCACCGCTGCAGGGCGCCTTCAGCCTGCTCGGGCCGACCGAGATCCGCGAGCGCTTCCTGCATTCGGTGCAGGAACTGACCGAGGACATGGCGCAGCGGCTGACCCATCCCAATCCGAAGACCGAGCTGACCCTGGTCGCGGCCGAACCGCTGCCGCCGGGCGAAGCGGTGGTCGGCGCGGTGGCGCGCGCGGCGATCACGCCCGGCACCCGCGAGGCCGAGTACGCGATCCTGGTCAGCAGCTTCGTCGCCGGCCAGGGCCTGGGCCGGCAGCTGATGCGCAAGCTGGTCAAGTGGGCGCGGCGCAAGTACCTGGACCGGCTCTACGGCGACGTGCTGGAGAGCAACCTGCCGATGCTGCAACTGGCCGAGTCGCTGGGCTTCCAGCCGATGCCGCACCCCGACACCCCGGGCCTGGTCCGCGTGGTGCTGGAACTGGGCAATTGA
- a CDS encoding cation diffusion facilitator family transporter, translating into MSGSGDSRRAIFFALGANLAIALAKGAAALATGSGAMLAETVHSLADCGNQLLLLLGMRQAKRPASAEYPLGYGRAIYFWSFLVAVMLFCIGGMFSVYEGVHKLLQPEPLSSWGWAVGVLGFALVAEGVSLRTCLQEIAKVRGERSLWTWFRESRQAELIVIFGEDMAALLGLALALAAVLLTVLTGNPLWDALGTIAIGALLVVVAVLVAIEIKAMLIGQSVDPALQRQLHAFFQAQPEIERVIHLIAMQLGEDVMVSVQATLRQKHDAAALLADITRIERELKQQFPTVRWSFFEPEAGAAAVASGT; encoded by the coding sequence ATGTCCGGCAGCGGCGATTCGCGGCGCGCCATTTTCTTCGCGCTCGGTGCCAACCTGGCCATCGCCCTGGCCAAGGGCGCGGCGGCGCTGGCCACCGGCTCGGGCGCGATGCTGGCCGAGACCGTGCATTCGCTGGCCGACTGCGGCAACCAGCTGCTGTTGCTGCTGGGCATGCGCCAGGCCAAGCGCCCGGCCAGCGCCGAGTATCCGCTGGGCTACGGCCGCGCGATCTACTTCTGGTCGTTCCTGGTGGCGGTGATGCTGTTCTGCATCGGCGGCATGTTTTCGGTGTACGAGGGCGTGCACAAGCTGCTGCAACCCGAGCCGCTGAGCAGTTGGGGCTGGGCGGTGGGCGTGCTGGGGTTCGCGCTGGTCGCCGAGGGCGTGTCGCTGCGCACCTGCCTGCAGGAGATCGCCAAGGTGCGCGGCGAGCGCTCGCTGTGGACCTGGTTCCGCGAGAGCCGCCAGGCCGAGCTGATCGTGATCTTCGGCGAGGACATGGCGGCGCTGCTCGGCCTGGCGCTGGCGCTGGCCGCGGTGCTGCTGACGGTGCTGACCGGCAATCCGTTGTGGGATGCGCTGGGCACCATCGCCATCGGCGCGTTGCTGGTCGTGGTCGCGGTGCTGGTGGCGATCGAGATCAAGGCGATGCTGATCGGGCAGAGCGTGGACCCGGCCCTGCAGCGGCAATTGCATGCGTTCTTCCAGGCGCAGCCGGAGATCGAGCGGGTGATCCACCTGATCGCGATGCAACTGGGCGAGGACGTGATGGTGTCGGTGCAGGCCACGCTGCGGCAGAAGCACGATGCGGCGGCGCTGCTCGCCGACATCACCCGCATCGAGCGCGAGTTGAAACAGCAGTTCCCGACGGTGCGCTGGAGCTTCTTCGAACCGGAGGCGGGCGCCGCCGCGGTCGCTTCCGGCACTTGA